The Scylla paramamosain isolate STU-SP2022 chromosome 27, ASM3559412v1, whole genome shotgun sequence genome contains the following window.
CGTATCACATCACTGTAACAACCATGCGTGACCCCAAAACAAAACCCCCTCACGTGTTGAACAATGAGGGTTCATCATCATATGTGCATGATTAAGCTGCTCCATAAGAAGCCACTATTGGTAAGATTTATCCAAAAACACAAATgttatgtatctcaatataatccacctaacctaaccaaaactgtTATTCTGCCTGGAGCTACTATTCAGTAATTATACTGTAGCAGGGAATGAAACTTTTACAAAAGGAAACTAGAATATCAGTACACTATCTCATGTCCACCCTTAAATAGCTACTGTTTGTGGAGGAAGTATCGTCAAGATTTCTTGCACACATACATTCATGCATATAGTAAACTCTACAAATTAGGATTGCCATCAAATCCATGGTTGCATGTAATTGCAGGTTGATCTACAGTGCTGAACTTAGAAGAGTTGCATGGTGTAAATTTTGTCCTGTGATTGCTACTAAATACTTTACTGACCATTGTTATGAAATTTATTTTTCAGATTGCATgcaatttacttgtttatttaattactatttatcttatttcccaACAAGGTGAGTGATAAGGATTCAGTTGTCCAATTTGAAAATTTCATGTAGATAATCCTATACATGATCCACACCAGCAGTCTGAGAGTTGTTCAAGTATTAGTTCTGGTATTTATActgtagagtaaaaaaaaaaaaaaacaacctctggaaagcaaaaaaagaaaatcaagtaaATCTATAAGTGACAATGGAtagcaagaggaaagaaagtgtatGCAGTTAGTAAGCTGGAATAAATCACTGAATGATGAAAATGGTAAAGTGGCAGCACCTTAACATAacaacatgagaaaataagggaagctgcaagaagctgtcaggcctaAACATGGCAATCCTTGTAAGAAACATTCCTGCCTATTTCCGCCTATCATCTTTGTCCTTAAATTTGTCTTCTAATCTTTTATAGTTTCCTAATGACCTGCTACTAACAACttaattactgagtctgttccattcgtTTACCACCTTtattgagaaccagttccttccagTCTCTTTTCTAggtctaactttatcaagcttgaacccattatttcttgatCTATTCCGATTACTAACACTTTGCTTACTTGCAGAGAATGGTGACGATGAATGAAATGACAAGAAGGACATACAGGAATAAAACAAATGGTAGAAGATAATGATCTGCTGTGGTACAAGTGGATGATCAATCAGGTGCACTGAAAACTAAACaggtttatattttgttttctgtcttaaGTATTTAGTAATTTGGTGTCTTACTTTTCTGAACCTTATTCTGTAGACCTTTATTGTGGTAAACGATCTATTATTAATGTCCATATTTTGAAGAACACTTCTTTTCTTGATAATCACTTATGATGTGGCCACAAACAAAATTCCTTCTTTCCACTCTGTCCACTGTAAGTCCTTTGACATTGACACTCAACATTCACATTTGACATTCACACACTCAGTCTCTCATCATCCATTTTCTCCATATGATAAAAATATCTCAATATATTCCCCTTTTATACATGGAGCATATACACTTTTGCTCTGTTGGTAGCAGTTTTGTCATAAATTTTGTGGTCACTGCAAGTTCAAATCCTTGTTCAAAATAGAGCATACTAAACCAGTGcttattttcatcttgtttacTAGTTTCCAGATGGAGATTTGATGGTTCTGCATAACTGAAGTCAACACTTGGTTAATGGTCTTGTCATTTTGGCTTGTTGAGGGCCTGTTGGAGTGTGAATTATTCTTATGCAACATGATATTATCTTTGGACTGGTTGTACCACTCCTTTATTTGTGTGATCATGTGATGACCATGGTATTATTGCTGAATCTCTGCTGAGTCTTATGAATGTAGTTGCCATTTGGGTATTGTCAAGCTTGTGACAAAACTTCATGTAATACTTCTGTTAAAGCCTTTGTTATTTTAAAATCCAAAGAGCACTGAATACACTCTCTCTTATAAGTGAGCTGCCAGTGACATACCTTTGAAAGTGGGAAAAAATCACATGTGTACATGCATAAAGATATTCTATGCCTTCTCACCAGGAAAATGTCAATATAaaacttttttatttgatttcataATCAAATGATTACAAGATGAACAATTTTAAGTTGGACTTTGATTGAGGTGATAGGTGCAATTGTACATCTGTGTAATATTGGACAAAATTTGGATGTCTTGATTTTTACAATCATAGATTTAGTGCTCAGTGAATTTATGTTCAACAAGTTCCACTTCTACTTAAAAATGTTCCCATATTCTTCATTCCCTGGTCATGTCTtgattttatatattgtttgaGTTTCACTCAAACAGCAACACCTTCACTGCATCTGTCTTCAAGTTATGTTTTATATATGAATTTGAAAACTAATCAGTAAATCCTGTAGCATTCAATCATTTCTCACTCAGTAAAAGTCCATCATCAACACAGGCATAGCTACTCtccacattttcctctttctcatcaatAATATTCCTGCATCTACTATTTTACTATTTCCTTCTTGACTCCAGTCAtatacagaataacattttcTAGTTCAGGTCCAACtttgaatattttatttttttatctaatcttctataACAGTGTGATGACCATAAAAGATCCATGAATATAACATGATAACCCTCAGTATACAGTTTGAAgtgacaaagaaataaacatatatagTAATGAATTGTGACTTTAGTATTATGTTCATTTGCAGGTAGTAACCACATGAAAGATGGAGAAGTACAAGGTGCTGGAGGCAATAGGACAAGGTTCATTTGGAAGAGTGTTCCGAGGAAAATGCCTCCTTAGGGGGCAAGTTGTAGCTCTGAAGTTTATTCCAAAGAGaaataaagtagaaagagaattaaaaagTCTCCGGCGAGAATGTGAAATTCAAAGAGGTCTGGCACATCCAAATATTGTTCGTATGATTGACTCGTTTGAGACAGAAAATGAAGTTGTGGCTGTTAGTGAGTATGTGCCTGGCCaactttttcaacttttagagTCTAATGGTCCattaagagaggaaagagttcAACAGATTGCATGCAACTTAGTTTCAGCAATTTATTATTTGCATTCTCATAGAATTCTCCATAGAGACATTAAGCCCCAAAACATTTTGCTCTCATCAACTGGTGAAGCAAAACTCTGTGACTTTGGATTCTCCAGAAAAATGGGCATCAATACCTATGTATTGACATCTGTAAAAGGCACTCCATTATATATGGCACCTGAATTAATTGAGGAGAAACCTTATGATCACAATGCAGATTTGTGGTCCCTTGGGTGCATCCTTTATGAACTACTTCTTGGAAAGCCACCCTTTTGTACCACTTCTATAGTTCAGCTAATCAAAATGGTGAGAACTGAACCAGTCATATGGCCGGGAGGATGGAGCAAGGATTGTTCCACTTTTTTACATGGACTCCTTGAGAAAGATCCAAGCAAAAGGCTCACATGGCCAGCTTTACTTGAGCATCCTTGGGTTCATGAGGGAGTAGTGTTTGTTCAACATTCTCTGAATATAATGCCTCTCACTAATCCTTTGACAGTGTCTCAACAGCAGGTAAAAGAACAACAATGTAAAGAATTAGTAGAAAGAGCTGCTGGACAGTCAAGAGTGGCTGGTCAGTCTAACATTAGAAAAGTTGTCTCTATATCAAAAGAAGAAGTTTCACCACAGAGACCTGAATTGTCAACTTTGCCAGCTGATAAAGCAGTGGATGATGTACCTGTACCTCCTGCACCTGTAAGCTTTCCTAaccagaatgagagaaagaaaagcatagGAATTCCTCAAATAGATGGTGAAACCTTAAAAAAGTTACAAGCAGTTCATCTCCAAACTGGCTCATGTCAAGAGGATCAAGGCTCAAGATCTCCATCTCCATATCAACAGCgttacagaggaagagagaaaatgattcAAGTTCATTTATCTAGTTCAACTGATGCATCAGTTCAAAGCCTGAAACAATGTGTACACACAGTGGAAGCTGATGTCCACATTAATGCATCCTCAAAGGAATCTGTTCCAGCAACTGGACAAGATTATGAACCTGATGTTAGAAGTGCAATTGGGGCATCAGTTAGGAAGCTCAGCAGAGTATCTCAGGAGCCAGGGttcaaggaagaggatgtaAAGGACTTTCAGACGTATGGACCAGTACCTCTAGAAGATCGCAAAGATAGTATGGTCAATTACCTAGCAAATTCAGTAGATTCCTCTAGAAGAGGAAGCAGACCTTCCAATACAGTGTTGGAGCTAATGCAAGATGGAAGACCAAGTTTGCCAAACATAAATGAGGAGAGTTATACTCCATTTACTCAAGAAAGAGTGTTGACTGTTATGAGTGGAAAGACTAGTAGTGCTGCAGTGTTTACTCTTCACAGTTTCAATTCTGAAGACACACCAATTGAAACAGAGGAATGGTGTCAGTTTATTGATAAATCATTGGCAGATGTACTTGATGGAAATTGTAGCATATTTCTTGAACAAACAGAATTGTCCatgtttgtttctcctttgAGAAATCAAACATGTTCACTGCCAGTTATAAATAAACTTACAACTTTGCTGTTGTTGCCCTTGACTATGGACGATatgaagaataataaggaaagtGTGATTAAGGTGTATCTTGAGTGTAAACTGGTACCAAATTTAGTGTATTGTTGCAAACTGATATCACGGGTAGAAAACTATAAGCTAAAAAGAACAGTTGAATTTGATAAAGATCAGATTGATACAATGGGAAATATTACTGCATTAATGTGCCATTTAGTGTATCTTGAAAAAGATTTTCTATTTCAGTTTTGTGACTGTGTTTGTGTATTAAATGCTTTTAATGTAATGAAAAAGATCCTAAGCCTAGATAATGTGCTTCCAAGTTTAGTTGCAGACATGCTGGCAATACTGAATCACATCTTGAGAAAAACACCTGAGAATCAAACAGTTGTGGGAAAGATCTTAGGTACTGACACCACAGTTCTCTTGCTGCTGGGTACTCTTATTACCCACCGAGTACCTGTTGTGCGGGCAAGGCTGTGCACCCTCATCGGATATTTGGCCAAGTGCTGCCCTCAGGTGGCAAAGCTGTTTGAAGGTCAGCACAAACTTATATGTGATTTAATCAATTTGGAAAGTGATCTTGTTCCTCAAGTGAGAAAAGCTGCTTCTTTTGCAGTATCATGTTTACAGTCATTCACAGAACTAATACCTGATGATTCATGCTCTTGATGTGACTACTAAATGCTCATCAAAATGTTATTGTATTCATTATACATACTTAATCATGGATGGATCAATGCTGTTTAGCTTGTGAGAAGAATCTGAATCTTATAGGTTAGTAACATGTTTTGTTAAGTAAGTGCATGTGAAAGGAATACTTAGAAAGCTAATGTGAACTAGAGCAGACTTACTGAGATTATTTAGTTCAATTAAATGGTTAGtcttgaggaaatgaaagattaAGTATTTTGGAATGATTGAAATAAGAAATTGATACTTTGGAAAAGATAACAAGAATGGGAACAATTGAAACAATTTCAATCCATAAAATGATGGCAAAAGTATATATGCCTTCTTAAATTATTGTGTAATCACAGGACTGTGGTTTCCCATTAGAATATGAAGGCCATGAATGAAAATTGTGGAAATCAATTTGTTGAGAAATTGTGGTGTATAGATCatacagaataagaataatggTGCTATATGTGAGATATTTGAATCACAAACCTTTTAACCTTATGGGATGGAGCAGAGTGTGTTGAGATGATATGAACATGTTGAAAGAGTAGAGGTGATATGTATAGTGAAAAAAGTGTCTATAAATGGGTTTGATGGCAGGAGAAACTGTGGTGAATGAAGTGGTTGTTGCCATATGGTTCTATATTCTATATTCCATAGTTTCTGAAGTTTTGTTGCCTGTGGGAATGTTCACCAAACAGGGGTAACCATGATGGAAAGGCTTATATCTCTTTCTACTAGGACACATCTTCTCTACATGTTTAAACTTTTCCTTCTGCTAGAAAGTCCTACATTCATgcactccttttcttcatccttcatctTACAAGTCACCTTTCTTTTCTAACAGGAGTCATAATTTCATTGCATTCATTTGTCACAAATTTTCTGCTCTCTATCCTCTCAGTGCTACTAAATCATTTTACAAcagatttttgtttattccaaCTCTATTTTATTTGCATAAGTTCCCTTGCTGTATCATTCATATATCCTTTCATGGTTCTCATTTTATGTTCATATGTTTCTTTATGATATGGGAACTGTTCTTGAAAAAGAGGCAGGaatgacaaaaatgaaaatttgTGGCTGTTATTAGATTGGTAGTGTTCACCTGAGATATATAACAGTAAGATTTGCATTAATTTCACAACCACAAGCATTCCTTCACTCTCTAGTATATAAGCCTCTGTGTGGGTAGATGACTGATCCTCACTGACCACACTGTACTGTGGTCACTTGTTTAGCATGCCTTTAGTAATCATAATAAACCCATTTCCTTCATCTGACTTAATTAGCTGAATGGGCCACACATACACGAACTTCCAGTAGATGTAGAGGCTTTCTAGGCTGGATCATCATTTATTCTTTCACATCTGCTTTCCACTTACTCGGTCATGCATAGTcactcttccttacttcttttataTCTAATGGTCTCTGTGTTGTCCCTCCTTTCCATGAAGTCTTTCCTTTAGCATACACCTCTTGTACCTGACTCATTTGTCTTCACTgatctcttccattctttctccacATGCCTAAGATATCATAACACTCCCTCAACTGGTTGGTCAGCTAACTCTGACCAACCTGACTCTGATAAATTCTTAgcactttcttacttttttacttGATCCATAGGTCCATACATGTTCCTCATACATCTTATCATAATAACATTTAAtgtcctccctcctgctcccaTACTACATGTTTCAGccccttaaaatgcatatggtAATTACcaccaaaatatttttttttataaaaaaaaaatcagtagaaTATAATTAAACTGGAAGTCAGGAGAGGATAACTAAATGACTTTAAAAGTACAGTATTAATCATAATGACGTGAATTACCAgtgtattttgtaatttttcatgCAACAGTCAATAAAATCGAGTAAACACTGCCTTGATATGTCTTGATATGAGACCACACCTGTGTTTTATTAAGGTCAAGAACATTGAAATAGATTTAAATCTGTCATATTTTGTAATTAGCAGTGTTCATACGGGTTGAATATGTAATCACAATGAATTATATAAACTCAAtttaggattctctctctctctctctctctctctctctctctctctctctctctctctctctctctctctctctctctctctctctctctctctctctctctctctctctttctaaataTATATCATATTTAAAGGATGTACATGATTTATTTAATATACTATGTAAACAAGTTCTTACCTTCTcatcaactacacacacacaaattgacGGTTTATATAATTCATTGTTTGcatatttaactcgtatgaacACTGCTAATTAcaaaatataatttatttaaaTAAATGATTTATATCTCTATGTAATCTTGTTCCAAAGGTTTTATAACTGAAATTAAGACCTATCAGTTTTTAAGACTAGTATTtacgtattaaaaaaaacaacatttacTTTCTCTATacagttaatatatatatatatatatatatatatatatatatatatatatatatatatatatatatatatatatatatatatatatataaatatatatatatgcagtaatATAAATAGTATACGAACTTTataatg
Protein-coding sequences here:
- the LOC135114071 gene encoding serine/threonine-protein kinase fused-like, with the translated sequence MEKYKVLEAIGQGSFGRVFRGKCLLRGQVVALKFIPKRNKVERELKSLRRECEIQRGLAHPNIVRMIDSFETENEVVAVSEYVPGQLFQLLESNGPLREERVQQIACNLVSAIYYLHSHRILHRDIKPQNILLSSTGEAKLCDFGFSRKMGINTYVLTSVKGTPLYMAPELIEEKPYDHNADLWSLGCILYELLLGKPPFCTTSIVQLIKMVRTEPVIWPGGWSKDCSTFLHGLLEKDPSKRLTWPALLEHPWVHEGVVFVQHSLNIMPLTNPLTVSQQQVKEQQCKELVERAAGQSRVAGQSNIRKVVSISKEEVSPQRPELSTLPADKAVDDVPVPPAPVSFPNQNERKKSIGIPQIDGETLKKLQAVHLQTGSCQEDQGSRSPSPYQQRYRGREKMIQVHLSSSTDASVQSLKQCVHTVEADVHINASSKESVPATGQDYEPDVRSAIGASVRKLSRVSQEPGFKEEDVKDFQTYGPVPLEDRKDSMVNYLANSVDSSRRGSRPSNTVLELMQDGRPSLPNINEESYTPFTQERVLTVMSGKTSSAAVFTLHSFNSEDTPIETEEWCQFIDKSLADVLDGNCSIFLEQTELSMFVSPLRNQTCSLPVINKLTTLLLLPLTMDDMKNNKESVIKVYLECKLVPNLVYCCKLISRVENYKLKRTVEFDKDQIDTMGNITALMCHLVYLEKDFLFQFCDCVCVLNAFNVMKKILSLDNVLPSLVADMLAILNHILRKTPENQTVVGKILGTDTTVLLLLGTLITHRVPVVRARLCTLIGYLAKCCPQVAKLFEGQHKLICDLINLESDLVPQVRKAASFAVSCLQSFTELIPDDSCS